A DNA window from Anaerocolumna sp. AGMB13020 contains the following coding sequences:
- the pfkB gene encoding 1-phosphofructokinase — MIVTVTMNPAIDKTAELEQLEKGSLNRLQNCLWDIGGKGINVSKTIKAMGGETIATGFCGGSTGRQIEENLTELGIRNDFVRIGNETRVNLKLVEGRGIVTELNEPGPLVTEDEMMELSKKLLQYAGEDTLFVFAGSIPRGIDKDIYRTLIPMVKERGAKVFLDADGELFARGLEGNPDYIKPNRKELEEYFKKDYRAGEEELLFMGKELLAKGSSLVAISLGQLGALFLTKDRAVKCQGLKVKAHSTVGAGDAMVAALVYSLHKGEKEEECFRLAMAASAGAVTTQGTKPPHRELIEELKEKVDIREL; from the coding sequence ATGATAGTTACAGTAACCATGAATCCGGCTATTGATAAAACAGCCGAATTGGAGCAGCTGGAAAAAGGCAGCTTAAACAGGCTGCAAAATTGCCTTTGGGATATTGGTGGTAAAGGGATTAATGTATCCAAAACCATAAAAGCCATGGGCGGTGAAACCATAGCAACGGGATTTTGCGGTGGCAGCACAGGCAGGCAGATCGAAGAGAATCTGACAGAGCTCGGTATCAGAAATGATTTTGTGCGTATCGGTAATGAGACCAGAGTGAATTTGAAACTGGTTGAAGGAAGAGGGATCGTAACGGAATTAAACGAACCGGGACCTTTGGTAACAGAGGATGAAATGATGGAGTTGTCAAAAAAGCTGCTTCAGTATGCCGGTGAAGATACCTTGTTTGTATTTGCAGGAAGTATCCCAAGAGGGATTGATAAAGATATCTATCGCACCTTAATTCCTATGGTGAAAGAGAGAGGGGCAAAGGTTTTTCTGGATGCAGACGGTGAGCTGTTTGCAAGAGGGCTTGAAGGAAATCCCGATTATATTAAGCCGAACAGAAAAGAGCTGGAGGAGTATTTTAAGAAAGATTACAGGGCAGGTGAGGAAGAGCTTCTGTTTATGGGAAAGGAATTGTTAGCGAAAGGCAGCAGTCTGGTAGCAATCTCCCTGGGACAGCTGGGAGCGCTCTTTCTAACAAAGGACAGAGCGGTAAAGTGCCAGGGACTTAAGGTAAAAGCACATTCTACCGTAGGAGCCGGGGATGCAATGGTTGCAGCACTGGTATACAGCCTCCATAAAGGAGAGAAAGAAGAGGAGTGCTTTCGGCTTGCCATGGCTGCCTCTGCAGGAGCAGTAACCACCCAGGGAACGAAGCCGCCTCACAGGGAGCTGATAGAAGAACTAAAAGAAAAGGTAGATATCAGGGAGTTATAA
- a CDS encoding PTS sugar transporter subunit IIA, with protein sequence MKTGHRKTGHNKKGLIMVELLRKENIEINCKAASKEQVIRHIGKKLCDSGYVEENYIEAMLLREKSFSTNIGNGIALPHGIEAAKSDIKASGIAVMVFPDGTDWGGEPVKIVIGIAGVGEEHLEILSNIAEKLSDMENVIKVINSKEDAIFQILTARE encoded by the coding sequence ATGAAAACAGGACATAGAAAAACAGGACATAACAAGAAAGGATTGATTATGGTGGAATTATTACGAAAAGAAAATATTGAGATCAACTGTAAAGCAGCTTCCAAGGAGCAGGTAATCCGTCATATCGGTAAAAAGCTTTGTGACAGTGGTTACGTAGAAGAGAATTATATAGAGGCCATGCTGTTAAGAGAAAAATCCTTTTCCACGAACATTGGTAATGGAATTGCTCTTCCTCACGGCATAGAAGCGGCTAAGAGTGATATCAAAGCCTCTGGTATTGCCGTAATGGTATTTCCGGATGGCACTGACTGGGGCGGAGAACCCGTTAAGATTGTAATTGGAATAGCCGGTGTCGGCGAGGAGCATCTTGAAATTCTCTCCAATATAGCAGAAAAGCTGTCAGATATGGAAAATGTAATCAAGGTCATTAACAGTAAGGAAGATGCAATCTTTCAGATACTTACCGCCAGAGAATAA
- a CDS encoding BglG family transcription antiterminator, whose amino-acid sequence MMLSPRLIQLFTILLREEGIVSVKKLAEDVKVSKRTVQRELDNTEGFLRKYGLSLSTKAGTGIWMEGERSSKNRLLEELESKEVIDYIDKEKRRNSLILEVLRDREPKKLYYYRNIFGVSEATISNDMEAIENWFERFDLTLIRKQGYGVALSGSEKNYRLAMKRFIDENPDTEELRLAIGEKKWNVLGEYYEKENKGMFPLIDYKILKRVVLCLGSIRDSKLNRLTNSSYYSLVVHITIAIMRIKENELIETDTRTMDEFLYHEDYQLACLIGESLEKEFNFLIPAAETAYILLHISGAKIQSADYEEEKDTAFREELLGLINEITDIYDNTISYELKQDEEFIRGLLAHLKPTIIRLKNHLNITNPLLSQIQEAYPEIYTKCLKVGEFIQKKYGFKVPAAEIGYLAMHFGAAGVRLDDRRESFRKVDVGIICASGIGISRLMHSKLKNFLKERIQIYTYGKEDLTPGVLKNLDFIVTNIDLAEVPADVIKVSALLNDTELGEIEEKVRAYSKTTKKNEGSSEFSRQLEHINICINQIKGIMKDFCFMKVDEHINFGELLVAVSEKLSAFQVNRLQIQEDIKRREKISSQIIPEYGFALLHSRTGGVVKPNFSLCVTKDRTAFLDPYFKGIKAVIIMLIPEDDQVGINSDIMGCLSGQLIENSEFLKVMFEGEKETVKEKVEKVLRQYFKQYLETV is encoded by the coding sequence ATGATGTTATCTCCGCGTCTCATTCAGCTATTTACGATTCTATTAAGAGAAGAAGGCATCGTATCTGTCAAAAAACTGGCGGAGGATGTAAAGGTAAGCAAGCGTACCGTACAAAGAGAGCTTGATAATACGGAAGGCTTTTTGCGGAAATATGGCTTAAGCCTAAGTACCAAGGCCGGCACAGGTATCTGGATGGAGGGCGAGAGAAGCAGTAAGAACAGACTGCTTGAGGAACTGGAATCAAAGGAAGTTATTGATTATATTGACAAGGAAAAAAGAAGAAACAGCCTTATATTAGAAGTCTTAAGGGACAGAGAACCCAAGAAACTATATTACTATAGAAATATATTCGGTGTAAGTGAAGCAACCATAAGTAATGATATGGAAGCTATCGAAAACTGGTTTGAAAGATTTGATCTGACATTAATCAGAAAACAGGGGTATGGCGTTGCTCTGTCAGGCTCTGAGAAGAACTACCGCCTGGCCATGAAGCGTTTTATTGATGAGAATCCCGATACGGAGGAATTAAGGTTAGCCATAGGGGAGAAGAAGTGGAACGTATTAGGGGAGTATTATGAAAAAGAAAACAAAGGAATGTTTCCATTAATAGATTATAAGATACTTAAGAGGGTTGTCCTATGCCTTGGAAGTATCAGAGACAGTAAATTAAATCGACTGACCAACAGCTCCTATTATTCATTGGTGGTTCATATAACCATAGCCATTATGAGAATAAAGGAGAACGAACTTATCGAAACAGACACCAGAACCATGGATGAATTCCTCTATCATGAAGACTATCAGCTGGCCTGCCTTATTGGAGAATCCCTGGAGAAAGAGTTTAACTTCTTGATACCGGCTGCAGAAACGGCTTATATACTGCTTCATATCAGCGGAGCCAAGATCCAGTCAGCAGATTATGAAGAAGAAAAAGATACAGCTTTCAGGGAAGAATTGCTGGGATTGATAAATGAAATAACGGATATCTATGACAATACGATTTCCTATGAACTTAAGCAGGATGAGGAATTTATCAGAGGACTGCTGGCACACTTAAAGCCTACTATTATTCGTCTTAAGAATCATCTGAATATTACCAATCCTCTGCTGTCGCAGATACAGGAGGCATATCCGGAGATTTACACCAAATGCCTGAAGGTAGGAGAATTTATTCAGAAGAAATATGGATTTAAGGTGCCTGCTGCTGAAATTGGCTATCTGGCTATGCATTTTGGTGCAGCTGGTGTAAGACTTGATGATAGAAGAGAAAGTTTCAGAAAAGTCGATGTAGGAATAATCTGTGCCAGTGGGATTGGTATATCCCGGCTGATGCACTCCAAGCTTAAGAATTTCCTGAAGGAGAGAATACAAATTTATACCTACGGAAAAGAAGATTTAACCCCCGGTGTTCTAAAGAATCTGGATTTTATCGTTACAAATATCGATCTTGCGGAAGTGCCGGCAGATGTGATTAAGGTAAGTGCTTTGTTAAATGATACGGAGCTTGGAGAAATTGAAGAAAAGGTAAGAGCATACTCCAAGACTACGAAGAAAAATGAAGGCAGTAGTGAGTTCTCCAGGCAGTTGGAGCACATCAATATCTGTATTAACCAGATTAAAGGTATTATGAAAGACTTTTGCTTTATGAAGGTGGATGAACATATTAATTTTGGTGAACTTCTGGTAGCGGTATCAGAAAAATTATCAGCCTTTCAGGTCAACCGGCTGCAGATACAGGAAGATATTAAAAGAAGAGAGAAAATCTCCTCACAGATTATACCGGAGTACGGTTTTGCCCTGCTGCATTCCAGAACAGGCGGTGTCGTTAAACCGAATTTCTCACTCTGCGTAACGAAAGACAGAACAGCCTTTCTGGACCCCTATTTTAAAGGTATTAAGGCAGTGATAATCATGCTTATACCAGAGGATGATCAGGTGGGGATAAACAGTGACATTATGGGCTGCTTAAGCGGTCAGCTGATTGAAAACAGTGAATTTCTAAAGGTAATGTTTGAAGGAGAGAAAGAAACGGTGAAAGAGAAGGTAGAGAAGGTATTAAGGCAGTATTTCAAACAGTATCTGGAAACCGTTTAA
- a CDS encoding PTS mannitol transporter subunit IICB has product MKEKIQRVGRYLSGMVMPNIGAFIAWGIITALFIPTGWLPNEKMAELVGPMSTYLLTLLIAYTGGKTVAGTRGGVMGAIATMGVIVGADVPMFLGAMLMGPLAGYIIKKFDKLIEGRIPAGFEMLINNFSVGIFGAILAMIGYLGISPVVSSLNSVMEAGVGFFVDHGILPLVSIFIEPAKVLFLNNAVNHGILTPMGLQQTAETGKSLFFLLEANPGPGLGILLAYCLVGKGNAKSSAPGAIIIHFLGGIHEIYFPFILMNPILLLSAIAGGASGILTLNIFGAGLTGPASPGSIIAVLGMAAKDSYLGVILSVIIACAVSCVTAVPLLKIFGKTEDLEAAKEMVSEMKNASKGLVDVKVAKDVSSIVFACDAGMGSSAMGATILRKKLAAAGLGSINVVHASVSSIPDNAQVVVTHEELRERAASSCPGARLVLIKNFLSAPEYDMLVNELKV; this is encoded by the coding sequence ATGAAAGAGAAAATTCAAAGAGTCGGAAGATATCTAAGCGGCATGGTTATGCCAAATATTGGGGCTTTTATAGCGTGGGGTATCATAACAGCTTTATTCATTCCAACTGGTTGGCTTCCCAATGAAAAAATGGCCGAACTTGTAGGTCCTATGTCCACCTACCTGCTGACCCTGCTGATTGCTTATACCGGCGGTAAGACGGTTGCCGGTACAAGAGGCGGAGTTATGGGTGCCATTGCAACCATGGGTGTTATTGTAGGAGCAGATGTACCAATGTTTCTTGGAGCCATGTTAATGGGTCCCTTAGCGGGATACATAATCAAAAAATTTGACAAATTAATAGAAGGCAGGATACCGGCCGGTTTTGAGATGTTAATCAATAATTTCTCAGTAGGTATTTTCGGAGCAATTCTTGCAATGATAGGTTACCTGGGAATCAGTCCGGTGGTAAGCTCCTTAAACAGTGTAATGGAGGCCGGTGTAGGATTTTTTGTAGATCACGGAATTCTTCCATTGGTAAGTATATTTATTGAGCCTGCCAAAGTACTGTTCTTAAATAATGCAGTAAACCATGGAATACTGACACCTATGGGGCTGCAGCAGACAGCAGAGACCGGAAAGTCACTCTTCTTTTTATTAGAAGCAAATCCTGGTCCCGGACTTGGTATTCTGCTGGCTTACTGTCTGGTTGGCAAAGGAAACGCTAAAAGTTCCGCACCCGGAGCTATCATTATCCATTTCTTAGGCGGAATACACGAAATCTATTTTCCTTTCATTCTAATGAATCCTATCTTGCTTTTATCAGCAATCGCAGGTGGTGCAAGCGGTATATTGACACTTAATATTTTTGGAGCCGGACTAACCGGTCCTGCTTCACCCGGAAGTATTATTGCAGTTCTTGGTATGGCTGCCAAAGACAGTTATCTGGGAGTAATCCTGTCAGTAATTATAGCCTGCGCAGTATCCTGTGTGACAGCAGTACCGCTATTAAAAATCTTTGGTAAGACAGAAGACTTAGAGGCTGCAAAAGAAATGGTAAGTGAGATGAAGAATGCCTCCAAAGGTCTGGTAGATGTAAAAGTGGCAAAAGATGTTTCAAGTATCGTATTTGCCTGCGATGCAGGAATGGGTTCCAGTGCCATGGGTGCAACCATCCTGCGTAAGAAACTTGCCGCCGCAGGACTTGGTTCTATTAACGTAGTACACGCTTCCGTATCCTCCATTCCTGATAATGCCCAGGTAGTAGTAACACATGAAGAATTAAGAGAACGTGCGGCCAGCAGTTGTCCCGGAGCCAGACTGGTCTTAATAAAGAACTTCTTATCGGCACCGGAATATGACATGCTGGTAAATGAACTAAAGGTCTGA
- a CDS encoding DUF1284 domain-containing protein, which yields MINLRPHHGMCIGQFMGKGYSEEFVANMYKVIEELDKNPDEGIRLVCSVDVICSSCPHKEEENCRSGQKVAEYDSTALKLCNLSAGDIVTWREFKKLVKVHILEQGKLNQVCHNCSWLSLCQECQGFRYIQD from the coding sequence ATGATTAATCTTCGGCCTCATCATGGCATGTGCATCGGACAATTTATGGGGAAGGGCTACAGTGAGGAATTCGTAGCCAATATGTATAAAGTAATTGAGGAACTTGATAAGAATCCCGATGAAGGCATAAGGCTTGTGTGCTCGGTAGATGTTATCTGCAGCAGCTGTCCTCATAAGGAAGAGGAAAATTGCAGATCAGGGCAAAAGGTGGCAGAGTATGATTCTACGGCACTGAAACTATGTAATCTTTCTGCTGGCGATATTGTGACCTGGCGGGAATTTAAGAAACTGGTTAAGGTACATATCCTGGAACAAGGGAAGCTTAACCAGGTCTGTCATAATTGCAGCTGGCTGTCTCTTTGTCAGGAATGTCAGGGCTTTCGCTATATACAGGACTGA
- a CDS encoding iron-containing alcohol dehydrogenase family protein, translating into MEFQFYMPTRVITGEDCIRKNKDAFRALGKKALIVTGARSAKVNGSEKDVTEALKLADIEYEIFDRVMSNPTIACVYEGAAAARDAGADFVIAIGGGSPMDAGKAIALLAAQDISEDDLFKGQYENKILPMAFVPTTAGTGSEVTPYSILTNDKAQTKTSIATPLLFPSLAFLDGRYTKDLGITTTINTAIDALSHGIEGMISVKANPVSDVLAKESIRQIGECFNALKKGSLTAAHREQLLYASMLAGVVIAHTGTTAVHSMGYSLTYFMDIDHGRANGLLLAEFMKFTAAGRPDVIESIITAMGYKKLEELEKDLEELLGAKEGVTAEEIARYSSIAIKAKNIGNCPVVPEEKDLVKIYTESFKLSV; encoded by the coding sequence ATGGAATTTCAATTTTATATGCCTACCAGGGTTATCACAGGTGAAGACTGCATCCGAAAGAACAAAGATGCTTTCAGAGCATTGGGAAAAAAAGCGCTGATTGTTACTGGTGCCAGATCTGCGAAAGTAAACGGTTCTGAGAAGGACGTTACAGAAGCTTTGAAGCTTGCAGATATTGAGTATGAAATATTTGACAGGGTAATGAGTAATCCGACTATTGCATGTGTTTACGAAGGAGCCGCAGCAGCACGAGATGCGGGAGCTGATTTTGTAATTGCCATCGGTGGTGGTTCACCAATGGATGCCGGTAAAGCAATAGCATTATTGGCAGCCCAGGACATATCCGAAGATGACCTTTTTAAGGGACAGTATGAGAATAAAATTCTTCCTATGGCTTTTGTACCAACCACAGCAGGCACTGGTTCAGAAGTTACCCCCTATTCCATACTTACCAACGATAAAGCTCAGACGAAGACCAGTATAGCAACGCCTCTCTTATTTCCCTCCCTTGCCTTTTTAGATGGCAGATATACCAAAGACCTTGGTATAACGACCACAATTAATACTGCAATAGATGCACTTTCTCATGGCATTGAGGGAATGATTTCTGTGAAAGCAAATCCGGTATCCGATGTACTTGCGAAGGAAAGCATCCGCCAGATCGGAGAGTGCTTTAATGCCTTAAAGAAAGGAAGCCTGACAGCAGCTCACAGAGAACAGCTTTTGTATGCCTCCATGCTTGCAGGAGTGGTAATTGCCCACACTGGAACAACTGCGGTTCATTCAATGGGATATTCCCTTACCTATTTTATGGATATAGACCATGGAAGAGCCAACGGTCTCTTACTGGCGGAATTTATGAAATTTACAGCAGCCGGAAGACCGGATGTAATCGAGAGTATCATAACTGCAATGGGATATAAAAAACTGGAAGAACTCGAAAAAGATCTGGAGGAACTCTTAGGAGCCAAAGAGGGTGTAACAGCAGAGGAAATAGCAAGATATTCCTCCATAGCCATAAAGGCAAAAAATATCGGCAATTGCCCCGTTGTACCGGAAGAAAAGGACCTTGTAAAGATATACACAGAATCCTTTAAACTATCTGTATAG
- a CDS encoding HD domain-containing protein, with the protein MKQIGELIQEMIEYYAGDTKRISHFLKVYAYAKTIAELEGLDKEAREILEVTAVVHDIGIKVSERKYNSSAGNYQQIEGPLVADPMLVKLGYDRAFIKRVCYLIAHHHTYHNITEKDYQILVEADFLVNLEEDKASEETIRNVYRNIFRTETGKAILQNVFKIKTTV; encoded by the coding sequence ATGAAACAAATCGGTGAACTTATTCAAGAGATGATAGAGTACTATGCAGGAGATACCAAAAGGATTAGCCATTTTCTAAAAGTATATGCATATGCAAAGACAATTGCAGAATTAGAGGGGTTGGACAAAGAGGCAAGAGAAATCCTGGAAGTAACGGCGGTAGTACATGATATTGGAATCAAAGTCAGTGAGCGTAAATACAACAGCAGTGCAGGTAATTATCAGCAGATCGAAGGACCGCTGGTAGCTGACCCTATGCTCGTGAAGCTGGGATATGACAGGGCTTTTATTAAGAGAGTCTGCTATCTGATAGCGCATCATCATACATATCATAATATAACCGAGAAAGACTATCAGATACTGGTGGAAGCCGATTTTTTAGTTAATCTGGAAGAAGATAAGGCTTCTGAGGAGACAATTCGCAATGTATACCGTAATATCTTCAGAACGGAAACAGGCAAAGCAATCCTACAGAATGTTTTTAAAATAAAAACGACGGTATAA
- a CDS encoding lytic transglycosylase domain-containing protein, translating to MSEIQGIRNLSYTSGTSATSEKRASSAESFSSYLGETVSLDAIFNEAAEKYNVPVNLLKAIGKQESNFKADAVSRSGAQGIMQLMPKTAAYLGVTDSFDARQNIMGGTKYIAEMLDKYDGNVSLALAAYNAGSGNVAKYGGIPPFEETQNYVKKVMGYMQQDVEAGGSVTVKSNTTAYGNLPNIALIKNNLIGINTEDVSTSTDTLEELFSYDDFLKFLEIFMEDDKNKKEDEKESYFSKAISYNAPILNLFNS from the coding sequence ATGTCAGAAATTCAAGGAATCAGGAATCTTTCATATACATCCGGAACATCTGCCACAAGCGAGAAGAGGGCTTCTTCCGCTGAAAGTTTTTCCTCCTACCTGGGAGAAACGGTGAGTCTGGACGCTATATTCAATGAAGCAGCAGAAAAATACAACGTACCGGTTAACCTGTTAAAGGCAATCGGTAAGCAGGAATCGAATTTTAAAGCAGATGCGGTATCCAGAAGCGGTGCACAGGGAATTATGCAGTTAATGCCAAAAACCGCAGCTTATCTGGGAGTTACCGATTCCTTCGACGCCAGACAGAACATTATGGGCGGAACGAAGTATATAGCAGAAATGCTTGATAAATATGACGGAAATGTTTCACTTGCATTGGCAGCATATAATGCCGGCAGCGGAAATGTAGCCAAGTACGGAGGAATACCTCCCTTTGAAGAAACACAGAATTATGTTAAGAAAGTTATGGGATATATGCAGCAGGATGTAGAAGCTGGCGGTAGTGTAACCGTCAAGTCAAATACAACTGCATATGGTAATTTACCCAATATAGCACTGATAAAGAATAATTTAATAGGAATAAATACAGAGGATGTGTCAACCAGTACCGACACATTAGAGGAGCTTTTTTCCTATGATGACTTTTTAAAGTTTTTAGAGATATTTATGGAAGATGATAAAAACAAAAAGGAAGACGAGAAAGAAAGCTATTTTTCCAAAGCCATCAGTTATAATGCTCCGATTCTGAATTTATTCAATAGTTAG
- a CDS encoding glycoside hydrolase family 30 protein, whose translation MDLIITTYKEQVRDTQVQRIDLAEDKGAAMNVVNLYPNMEYQTFHGFGGAITEAAGYSFSKLTEKGKEEILKKYFSNEGLRYHFIRTHIDSCDFSISNYTAMEDSGDREMTSFSLKRDEEYILPFLRKARSTKGEDFDLMLTPWSPPAFMKTNEDRNNGGKLKEEYREFWADYICRYIKEYEALGFPVNRITVQNEPDAVQTWDSCTFNPTEEKEFLRDYLYKALERNGLTRVKVNIWDHNKERMFERARAIIDDETDKMIDGVAFHWYTGDHFEAIQLTGEVYPGKELLFTEGCVEYSRFDAGQLRNAQMYAHDIIGNLNAGMTGFIDWNILLDEKGGPNHVNNLCDAPIMVNTEDGSYEEKLSFHYIRHFSHYIDRDAKRIALTKYTDKLEMTALKNPDGTVVLIVLNKQGEDMPLSLRIQGLNTEFIVPAASIVTAVI comes from the coding sequence ATGGATTTAATTATTACCACATACAAAGAACAGGTAAGAGATACCCAGGTTCAAAGAATTGATCTTGCCGAAGACAAAGGTGCGGCAATGAATGTTGTTAACCTGTATCCGAATATGGAATACCAGACTTTCCATGGCTTTGGCGGTGCCATCACAGAAGCAGCGGGTTATTCCTTCTCAAAACTTACGGAAAAAGGCAAAGAAGAAATACTGAAAAAGTATTTCAGCAATGAAGGTTTAAGGTATCATTTTATAAGAACCCATATAGACAGCTGTGATTTCTCTATCAGTAATTATACAGCAATGGAGGATTCCGGGGATAGAGAGATGACCTCCTTCTCCTTAAAGAGGGACGAAGAATATATTCTGCCTTTTTTACGTAAGGCAAGAAGCACAAAAGGAGAAGATTTCGACCTGATGCTAACCCCCTGGTCCCCGCCTGCATTTATGAAGACCAACGAAGACAGAAACAACGGCGGTAAACTGAAGGAGGAGTACCGTGAATTCTGGGCAGACTATATCTGCCGTTATATTAAGGAGTATGAAGCATTGGGGTTTCCGGTAAACCGTATAACGGTGCAGAATGAGCCGGATGCGGTACAGACCTGGGATTCCTGCACCTTCAACCCCACCGAGGAAAAGGAGTTCTTAAGAGACTATTTATACAAAGCACTGGAAAGAAACGGGTTAACGCGGGTTAAGGTCAATATATGGGACCATAACAAGGAAAGAATGTTTGAAAGAGCCAGAGCTATCATCGATGACGAGACAGATAAGATGATAGATGGGGTAGCCTTCCATTGGTATACCGGAGATCATTTTGAAGCTATTCAATTAACTGGTGAAGTATATCCCGGAAAAGAGCTGCTCTTTACAGAAGGTTGTGTGGAATACAGCAGATTTGATGCAGGTCAGTTGAGAAATGCCCAGATGTATGCACACGATATTATTGGGAATCTGAATGCCGGCATGACAGGTTTTATTGACTGGAATATCCTGCTGGATGAAAAGGGAGGCCCCAATCATGTGAATAATCTCTGTGATGCTCCCATTATGGTAAATACAGAAGACGGAAGCTATGAAGAGAAGCTGTCTTTCCACTATATCAGACATTTCAGCCATTACATTGACAGAGATGCTAAACGTATAGCGCTAACAAAATATACGGATAAACTGGAAATGACTGCCCTAAAGAATCCGGACGGGACGGTTGTGCTTATCGTACTTAACAAGCAGGGGGAGGATATGCCTCTTTCTCTGAGGATACAAGGCTTGAATACGGAATTCATTGTACCTGCCGCATCCATTGTTACCGCTGTGATTTAA